One window of Nocardioides dongkuii genomic DNA carries:
- a CDS encoding FHA domain-containing protein: MSTCPAGHDTTATDYCDVCGLAMGAAPPAGAGASGAPDAADPASGGDAGDSGICPACSSVNPPNALFCEACGYDFTTGSMPRPLTPPTPPAEQADTDTVAAPVVPDLPAAPAPTSAEGNLSPALSDEWVAEVWIDPDWYADQKSTDPLPSPGLPLVVALRHTSVLVGRASRSRGITPDIDLSSDNGISRRHAQLTTDGTRWFVEDLGSSNGTYVGGAVGALPTSPVTPGQKQEVLPDERIYLGAWTRIVLRRATPGEI, translated from the coding sequence GTGAGCACCTGCCCCGCCGGGCACGACACCACCGCGACCGACTACTGCGACGTCTGCGGGTTGGCAATGGGCGCCGCCCCGCCCGCCGGCGCCGGGGCGTCCGGCGCGCCCGACGCCGCCGACCCCGCGTCCGGTGGGGACGCCGGGGACAGCGGGATCTGCCCGGCGTGCTCCTCGGTCAACCCGCCCAACGCGCTGTTCTGCGAGGCGTGCGGCTACGACTTCACCACCGGGTCGATGCCGCGCCCGCTCACCCCGCCCACTCCGCCCGCCGAGCAGGCCGACACCGACACGGTCGCCGCGCCCGTCGTACCCGACCTGCCGGCGGCGCCGGCTCCTACGTCGGCGGAGGGCAACCTCTCCCCGGCGCTGAGCGACGAGTGGGTCGCGGAGGTCTGGATCGACCCCGACTGGTACGCCGACCAGAAGTCGACCGACCCGCTGCCCTCGCCCGGGCTGCCGCTGGTCGTCGCGCTGCGGCACACCTCGGTGCTCGTCGGCCGGGCCTCGCGCAGCCGCGGGATCACCCCCGACATCGACCTGTCCTCGGACAACGGCATCAGCCGCCGGCACGCCCAGCTCACCACCGACGGCACCCGCTGGTTCGTCGAGGACCTCGGCTCCTCCAACGGCACGTACGTCGGCGGCGCGGTCGGCGCCCTTCCCACCTCGCCCGTGACCCCCGGCCAGAAGCAGGAGGTCCTCCCCGACGAGCGGATCTACCTCGGCGCCTGGACCCGGATCGTGCTGCGCCGCGCCACCCCCGGCGAGATCTGA
- a CDS encoding 3-isopropylmalate dehydrogenase — protein MSDSNPTSTTLQLAVIPGDGIGQEVTAEALKVLEVAAPAGVKFEQTRYDLGAERYLATGEVLPDSVLAEIRDHDAILLGAVGGKPNDPNLPPGILERGLLLRLRFELDHYVNLRPSRIFPGVTSPLAAPGEVDFVVVREGTEGPYTGNGGALRVGTPAEVATEVSVNTAYGVERVVRDAFARAERRPRKKLTLVHKTNVLVNAGSVWWRLFQEVAAEHPDVTTDYMHIDAAMIFMTTDPSRFDVIVTDNLFGDIITDLAAAITGGIGLAASGNINPDRTAPSMFEPVHGSAPDIAGQQKADPTAAILSASLLLDHLGHPEAAAVVEDAVIADLAAREPGTTRRTPEVGDAIAARVAG, from the coding sequence ATGAGCGACTCGAACCCCACCAGCACCACGCTGCAGCTCGCGGTCATCCCCGGCGACGGCATCGGGCAGGAGGTCACCGCCGAGGCCCTCAAGGTCCTCGAGGTGGCGGCTCCCGCCGGCGTGAAGTTCGAGCAGACCCGCTACGACCTCGGCGCGGAGCGCTACCTCGCGACCGGCGAGGTGCTCCCCGACTCGGTGCTCGCCGAGATCCGCGACCACGACGCGATCCTGCTCGGGGCCGTCGGCGGCAAGCCCAACGACCCGAACCTGCCGCCCGGCATCCTCGAGCGGGGGCTGCTGCTCCGGCTGCGCTTCGAGCTCGACCACTACGTCAACCTGCGCCCGTCCCGGATCTTCCCGGGCGTGACCTCGCCGCTCGCCGCCCCGGGCGAGGTCGACTTCGTGGTCGTCCGCGAGGGCACCGAGGGCCCCTACACCGGCAACGGCGGCGCGCTGCGGGTCGGTACGCCGGCCGAGGTCGCCACCGAGGTCTCGGTGAACACGGCGTACGGCGTGGAGCGGGTGGTCCGTGACGCCTTCGCCCGCGCCGAGCGGCGACCGCGCAAGAAGCTCACCCTGGTCCACAAGACCAACGTGCTGGTGAACGCCGGCTCGGTGTGGTGGCGGCTGTTCCAGGAGGTGGCCGCGGAGCACCCCGACGTGACCACCGACTACATGCACATCGACGCGGCGATGATCTTCATGACCACCGACCCGTCTCGCTTCGACGTGATCGTCACCGACAACCTCTTCGGCGACATCATCACCGACCTCGCCGCCGCGATCACCGGCGGCATCGGCCTGGCGGCGTCCGGGAACATCAACCCCGACCGCACGGCGCCGAGCATGTTCGAGCCGGTCCACGGCTCCGCCCCCGACATCGCCGGCCAGCAGAAGGCCGACCCGACCGCGGCGATCCTGTCCGCGTCGCTGCTGCTGGACCACCTCGGCCACCCCGAGGCGGCGGCCGTGGTCGAGGACGCGGTCATCGCCGACCTCGCCGCCCGCGAGCCCGGCACCACCCGGCGCACTCCCGAGGTCGGCGACGCGATCGCCGCCCGCGTGGCCGGCTGA
- a CDS encoding serine/threonine-protein kinase, which produces MKCAQPGCTGTVVDGYCDVCGMAAEPGGSAATAPAGPTHPTPATTAPVAAAVDGTPCTQPGCTGKVLDGYCDVCGSPPASVTVAPSVAAETQPLSGGDASVATAASSVRSAAIGSRLARATGSVSRRTRTGSQRMRAARLGAGLTAVPPAPPVDASKAINPDPQVPEDKRVCSKCGAAIGRTVDGRPGRTEGFCPQCGQQFSFSPKLHPGDLVAGQYEVAGAIAHGGLGWIYLARDRNVSNRWVVLKGLLNSGDPDALAAAIAEQQFLAQVEHPLIVEIYNFVTHEGAGYIVMEYVGGKSLKQILKARMGENNGEYDPLPVDQALAYVLEVLPAFQYLHDLGLVYCDFKPDNLIQVGDAVKLIDLGGVRRIDDEDSAIYGTVGYQAPEVAEVGPSVASDIYTIGRTLVVLCMEFRGYQGTYLHTLPPPETTPLFREHDSLYWLVAKCCAADPADRFASADELRAQLIGVLREVVAARTRGTALTSAASVLFESPATATSVLTWSALPSLRPDTTDPQHAWLTTVSATDPAERLTNLAQAPEDSAEVLLARAHAALELEEPARAHAHAAELLAADPWDWRALWVDGLAALQERDWSAAQAAFSAVYQQVPGELAPKLALAVACERGGLPEVAEGLYATCAATDATYVAPAAFGMARVRADRGDTAGAVAALDMVPSTSRGYPESRQLRAEVLLSDAGAAPAASPGPRLAVLDQAMRSIESVPMDPAARQRYTVRILTEALGVVTAAPGNGQHDVTVGEHVATETGLRAGLEKAYRALAREAPLLEDRVRLVNQANAVRSWTLT; this is translated from the coding sequence ATGAAGTGCGCGCAACCCGGGTGCACCGGCACCGTCGTCGACGGCTACTGCGACGTCTGCGGCATGGCCGCGGAGCCGGGCGGCAGTGCGGCGACCGCACCCGCCGGCCCGACCCACCCCACGCCGGCCACCACCGCGCCGGTGGCCGCCGCCGTCGACGGCACGCCGTGCACCCAGCCCGGCTGCACGGGCAAGGTCCTCGACGGCTACTGCGACGTCTGCGGCTCGCCGCCGGCGTCGGTGACGGTCGCCCCGAGCGTGGCCGCGGAGACCCAGCCGCTCTCCGGCGGCGACGCCTCGGTCGCGACCGCGGCCAGCAGCGTCCGCTCGGCGGCGATCGGGTCGCGGCTGGCCCGCGCGACCGGCAGCGTGAGTCGGCGTACCCGCACCGGGTCGCAGCGGATGCGCGCGGCCCGCCTCGGCGCCGGCCTGACCGCCGTACCTCCCGCGCCGCCGGTCGACGCGAGCAAGGCGATCAACCCCGACCCGCAGGTGCCCGAGGACAAGCGGGTCTGCAGCAAGTGCGGGGCCGCGATCGGCCGCACCGTCGACGGCCGCCCCGGGCGCACCGAGGGCTTCTGCCCCCAGTGCGGCCAGCAGTTCTCGTTCTCGCCCAAGCTCCATCCCGGCGACCTGGTCGCGGGCCAGTACGAGGTCGCGGGCGCGATCGCCCACGGCGGCCTCGGGTGGATCTACCTCGCCCGCGACCGCAACGTCTCCAACCGCTGGGTCGTGCTCAAGGGCCTGCTGAACTCCGGCGACCCCGACGCGCTGGCGGCCGCGATCGCCGAGCAGCAGTTCCTGGCCCAGGTCGAGCACCCGCTGATCGTCGAGATCTACAACTTCGTGACCCACGAGGGCGCGGGCTACATCGTCATGGAGTACGTCGGCGGCAAGTCGCTCAAGCAGATCCTCAAGGCGCGGATGGGCGAGAACAACGGGGAGTACGACCCGCTGCCCGTCGACCAGGCGCTCGCCTACGTCCTCGAGGTGCTGCCGGCGTTCCAGTACCTCCACGACCTCGGCCTGGTCTACTGCGACTTCAAGCCCGACAACCTGATCCAGGTCGGCGACGCGGTGAAGCTGATCGACCTCGGCGGGGTGCGCCGGATCGACGACGAGGACTCCGCGATCTACGGCACCGTCGGCTACCAGGCGCCCGAGGTCGCCGAGGTCGGGCCGAGCGTGGCCTCGGACATCTACACGATCGGCCGCACCCTGGTCGTGCTCTGCATGGAGTTCCGCGGCTACCAGGGCACCTACCTGCACACGCTGCCGCCGCCCGAGACGACCCCGCTGTTCCGCGAGCACGACTCGCTGTACTGGCTGGTCGCGAAGTGCTGCGCCGCCGACCCGGCCGACCGGTTCGCGTCGGCCGACGAGCTGCGCGCCCAGCTGATCGGCGTGCTGCGCGAGGTGGTCGCCGCCCGCACCCGCGGCACCGCCCTCACCTCGGCCGCGTCGGTGCTCTTCGAGTCGCCCGCCACCGCCACGTCGGTGCTGACCTGGTCGGCGCTGCCGTCGCTGCGTCCCGACACGACCGACCCGCAGCACGCCTGGCTGACGACCGTCAGCGCCACCGACCCCGCGGAGCGGCTCACCAACCTGGCCCAGGCGCCGGAGGACTCGGCGGAGGTGCTGCTGGCCCGGGCGCACGCCGCGCTGGAGCTGGAGGAGCCCGCCCGCGCCCACGCGCACGCCGCGGAGCTGCTCGCCGCCGACCCCTGGGACTGGCGGGCGCTGTGGGTCGACGGGCTCGCCGCGCTCCAGGAGCGCGACTGGAGCGCCGCGCAGGCGGCGTTCAGCGCGGTCTACCAGCAGGTGCCGGGCGAGCTCGCGCCCAAGCTGGCGCTCGCGGTCGCGTGCGAGCGCGGCGGGCTGCCCGAGGTGGCCGAGGGGCTCTACGCCACCTGCGCCGCGACCGACGCGACGTACGTCGCCCCCGCGGCGTTCGGCATGGCGCGGGTCCGGGCCGACCGCGGCGACACCGCCGGCGCCGTCGCAGCGCTGGACATGGTGCCCTCGACCAGCCGCGGCTACCCCGAGAGCCGCCAGCTGCGCGCGGAGGTGCTGCTCTCCGACGCCGGCGCCGCGCCCGCGGCGAGCCCCGGCCCGCGGCTCGCGGTGCTCGACCAGGCGATGCGCAGCATCGAGTCGGTGCCGATGGACCCCGCGGCGCGCCAGCGCTACACCGTGCGCATCCTCACCGAGGCGCTCGGTGTGGTCACCGCCGCTCCGGGCAACGGGCAGCACGACGTCACGGTGGGCGAGCACGTGGCCACCGAGACCGGGCTGCGCGCCGGGCTGGAGAAGGCCTACCGGGCGCTGGCCCGGGAGGCGCCGTTGCTCGAGGACCGGGTCCGCCTGGTCAACCAGGCGAACGCCGTGAGGAGCTGGACACTGACGTGA
- a CDS encoding O-methyltransferase, translated as MSAPPELPDVVSRAFAVSRKAGYVSFCRNETGRLLATLAATRGGTMAEFGTGCGVGTAWLRSGVRGTGTRIITAELDPKLARAAAEIFVDDPQVEVLAADWSTLLTQGPFSLLFLDSGEPTEVGVDAVADLVEEGGIVVLDDFTPCEVWPPIAYGRVDVLREQWLTDERFTAVEVMVASDASTIIATKR; from the coding sequence ATGAGTGCGCCGCCCGAGCTCCCCGACGTCGTGTCCCGGGCGTTCGCCGTCTCCCGCAAGGCGGGGTACGTCTCCTTCTGCCGCAACGAGACCGGCCGGCTGCTCGCCACCCTCGCCGCCACCCGCGGCGGGACGATGGCGGAGTTCGGCACCGGGTGCGGGGTCGGGACCGCCTGGCTGCGCTCCGGCGTACGCGGGACCGGCACCCGGATCATCACCGCCGAGCTGGACCCGAAGCTGGCCCGCGCCGCGGCCGAGATCTTCGTCGACGACCCGCAGGTCGAGGTGCTCGCCGCGGACTGGTCGACCCTGCTGACCCAGGGCCCCTTCTCGCTGCTCTTCCTCGACTCCGGCGAGCCCACCGAGGTGGGCGTCGACGCCGTCGCCGACCTCGTCGAGGAGGGCGGCATCGTCGTCCTCGACGACTTCACCCCGTGCGAGGTCTGGCCCCCCATCGCCTACGGCCGCGTCGACGTCCTCCGCGAGCAGTGGCTCACCGACGAGCGCTTCACCGCCGTCGAGGTGATGGTCGCCTCCGACGCCTCCACGATCATCGCCACCAAGCGCTGA
- a CDS encoding PP2C family serine/threonine-protein phosphatase yields the protein MSEFDATTPGGSGTCPTCGSAVPPEARFCEGCGTALGGDVPAAPTAAEVDALAPISAPTHRAPAAPPPTPVRACLSCQGPVGPDGYCEVCGTKAPSERDHFREHPASWVAGVCDRGIRHHRNEDAMALLASSAPGERAVLVVLDGVSNTDDSHLASLAGARAAREVLRTPLPRGMGTPGSRSAAIAKVMADAVTAANAAIVGHTAEASTNPASATYCAAVLEGSTLVYGNIGDSRIYWLPDGGPGRQLSVDDSAAQAQIEGGMPREEAERGPQAHAITRWLGRDAPDLAPRVGVLEVDAAGWLLVCSDGLWNYASEPDALAAQVVAVGSADPAEIALGLVAFANAQGGQDNITAAIARVEPVAAVQNAEVPLDVPIAASIAVPTAVPTAVSTDAGESHG from the coding sequence GTGAGCGAGTTCGACGCCACCACCCCGGGCGGGTCCGGGACCTGCCCCACCTGCGGGAGCGCCGTACCTCCGGAGGCGCGGTTCTGCGAGGGCTGCGGGACCGCCCTCGGCGGGGACGTGCCCGCCGCGCCCACCGCGGCCGAGGTCGACGCCCTGGCGCCGATCAGCGCGCCGACCCACCGCGCGCCGGCCGCGCCGCCGCCGACCCCGGTCCGCGCCTGCCTGTCCTGCCAGGGCCCGGTGGGCCCCGACGGCTACTGCGAGGTGTGCGGCACCAAGGCACCCAGCGAGCGCGACCACTTCCGCGAGCACCCGGCGTCCTGGGTGGCCGGGGTGTGCGACCGCGGCATCCGGCACCACCGCAACGAGGACGCGATGGCGCTGCTCGCCTCCTCGGCGCCGGGGGAGCGGGCCGTGCTCGTCGTCCTCGACGGGGTCTCCAACACCGACGACTCCCACCTCGCCTCGCTCGCCGGTGCGCGGGCCGCGCGCGAGGTGCTGCGCACGCCGCTGCCGCGGGGGATGGGTACGCCGGGGAGCCGGTCGGCCGCGATCGCCAAGGTGATGGCGGACGCCGTGACCGCCGCGAACGCCGCGATCGTCGGGCACACCGCCGAGGCGTCGACCAACCCGGCGTCCGCGACGTACTGCGCGGCCGTGCTGGAGGGCAGCACGCTCGTCTACGGCAACATCGGCGACTCGCGGATCTACTGGCTGCCCGACGGGGGACCGGGCCGCCAGCTCAGCGTCGACGACTCGGCCGCCCAGGCGCAGATCGAGGGGGGCATGCCACGCGAGGAGGCCGAGCGGGGTCCGCAGGCGCACGCGATCACCCGGTGGCTGGGGCGCGACGCGCCCGACCTGGCCCCGCGCGTCGGCGTGCTCGAGGTGGACGCCGCCGGATGGCTGCTGGTCTGCTCCGACGGGCTGTGGAACTACGCCTCCGAGCCGGACGCGCTCGCCGCGCAGGTGGTGGCGGTGGGCTCCGCCGACCCGGCCGAGATCGCGCTCGGGCTGGTGGCGTTCGCCAACGCCCAGGGCGGGCAGGACAACATCACCGCCGCGATCGCCCGTGTCGAGCCCGTCGCGGCGGTGCAGAATGCCGAGGTACCGCTCGACGTACCGATCGCGGCAAGCATCGCCGTACCGACCGCCGTACCGACCGCCGTTTCCACCGACGCAGGGGAGTCCCATGGCTGA
- a CDS encoding glutamate ABC transporter substrate-binding protein, with the protein MSRVRSTTAALLAAGVLLAGCGYDTTEVPPAPSTEAAVPSAASEPTCQDALQSYAPQGTTTGPSLQAIRERGRLVVGVSGDTRLLGARNPLKPGGPIEGFDVDVATRVAEEIFGETGHLELRVITAAQRIETLEDGTVDIVTRNMTMNCERWEEIAFSAQYYAASQKVLVTKGTPYDEPEDLAGLRVCAPAGSTSITNIVTRVPDAVPVAATNHTGCLVKFQDGEVDAITGDDTVLAGLAAQDPYAVVPKDQPKITDEPYGIGVNAENVDLARFVNRVLEEMRADGSWQESYDEWLAPVLGPGSQPQPQYGRTG; encoded by the coding sequence ATGAGCCGCGTCCGCTCGACCACCGCCGCGCTCCTCGCCGCCGGCGTCCTGCTGGCCGGGTGCGGGTACGACACCACCGAGGTGCCGCCCGCCCCCTCGACCGAGGCCGCCGTCCCGTCCGCCGCGTCCGAGCCGACCTGCCAGGACGCGCTGCAGTCCTACGCGCCCCAGGGCACCACGACGGGTCCCTCCCTCCAGGCGATCCGGGAGAGGGGCCGGCTCGTCGTCGGCGTCTCCGGCGACACCCGGCTCCTCGGCGCCCGGAACCCGCTCAAGCCCGGCGGCCCGATCGAGGGCTTCGACGTCGACGTCGCCACCCGGGTCGCCGAGGAGATCTTCGGCGAGACCGGGCACCTCGAGCTGCGGGTGATCACCGCAGCGCAGCGGATCGAGACGCTCGAGGACGGCACCGTCGACATCGTCACCCGGAACATGACGATGAACTGCGAGCGCTGGGAGGAGATCGCGTTCTCGGCGCAGTACTACGCGGCCAGCCAGAAGGTCCTGGTCACCAAGGGCACGCCGTACGACGAGCCGGAGGACCTCGCCGGGCTCCGCGTCTGCGCGCCCGCGGGCTCGACCTCGATCACCAACATCGTCACGCGGGTGCCCGACGCGGTGCCGGTCGCCGCGACCAACCACACCGGCTGCCTGGTGAAGTTCCAGGACGGCGAGGTCGACGCGATCACCGGCGACGACACGGTGCTCGCGGGCCTCGCGGCCCAGGACCCGTACGCCGTGGTCCCGAAGGACCAGCCGAAGATCACCGACGAGCCGTACGGCATCGGCGTCAACGCCGAGAACGTCGACCTGGCCCGGTTCGTCAACCGCGTCCTCGAGGAGATGCGCGCCGACGGGTCGTGGCAGGAGTCCTACGACGAGTGGCTCGCCCCGGTGCTCGGCCCCGGCAGCCAGCCGCAGCCGCAGTACGGGCGCACGGGATGA
- a CDS encoding AAA family ATPase, which yields MTTSPTLSEALAALDAAATTAGVDRATARAEGEALAATVAEAARGAYVDWSAQTGRPSSAEEFMDAASRGRRHRAAPTPTMGHLQLTRSPHAPAYAQALADVAFAATGLGEANPRTVGNAATAAAAQLGDGSRPAPLPGAERQSVPGVGDEVAQSLLAQLGTIQRKLAGTLDLSGLRVPGPAGTEPSGTEPGAGQPVQAAPAEPAAEAEEPAEPEPEPKSVEELLAELDELVGLADVKAEIHRQAAVLRVEGLRQQAGLKAPTITRHMIFNGNPGTGKTTVARLVAGIYRALGLLSKGQLVEVDRSELVAGYLGQTAMKTAEVVASATGGVLFIDEAYALAGDQYGQEAVDTLVKEMEDKRDDLVVIVAGYPVPMQVFIAQNPGLESRFRTTIDFADYTDDELADIFGVLARSAEYDVDDAVLDALREILAGVERGPTFGNARYVRNVLEAAIGHHAWRLREVEAPTVEQLRTLVAEDLATGTATEPRTGPAEPVEWEPAPGPDPEPRVEPEEES from the coding sequence ATGACGACTTCGCCGACCCTGTCCGAGGCGCTCGCGGCGCTGGACGCGGCCGCCACGACGGCCGGCGTCGACCGCGCGACCGCGCGCGCCGAGGGCGAGGCGCTCGCCGCGACGGTCGCCGAGGCCGCCCGGGGCGCGTACGTCGACTGGTCGGCGCAGACCGGCCGCCCGTCGTCGGCCGAGGAGTTCATGGACGCCGCGTCGCGCGGTCGCCGGCACCGCGCCGCCCCGACGCCGACCATGGGCCACCTGCAGCTGACCCGCTCGCCGCACGCCCCGGCGTACGCCCAGGCGCTGGCGGACGTCGCCTTCGCGGCCACCGGCCTCGGCGAGGCCAACCCGCGCACCGTCGGCAACGCCGCGACCGCGGCCGCCGCCCAGCTCGGCGACGGCAGCCGGCCCGCCCCGCTGCCCGGCGCCGAGCGGCAGTCGGTCCCCGGTGTCGGCGACGAGGTGGCCCAGAGCCTGCTCGCCCAGCTCGGCACCATCCAGCGCAAGCTGGCCGGCACCCTGGACCTCTCCGGCCTGCGCGTCCCCGGCCCGGCCGGCACCGAGCCGTCCGGGACGGAGCCCGGCGCCGGCCAGCCGGTGCAGGCCGCGCCCGCCGAGCCCGCGGCCGAGGCCGAGGAGCCGGCGGAGCCGGAGCCCGAGCCGAAGTCGGTCGAGGAGCTGCTCGCCGAGCTCGACGAGCTCGTCGGCCTGGCCGACGTGAAGGCGGAGATCCACCGGCAGGCCGCGGTGCTGCGCGTCGAGGGGCTGCGCCAGCAGGCCGGGCTCAAGGCGCCGACGATCACGCGGCACATGATCTTCAACGGCAACCCCGGCACCGGCAAGACCACGGTCGCGCGCCTGGTGGCCGGCATCTACCGCGCGCTCGGGCTGCTCTCGAAGGGCCAGCTGGTCGAGGTGGACCGCTCCGAGCTGGTCGCGGGCTACCTGGGGCAGACCGCGATGAAGACCGCGGAGGTGGTCGCCTCGGCGACCGGCGGCGTGCTGTTCATCGACGAGGCCTACGCGCTGGCCGGCGACCAGTACGGCCAGGAGGCCGTCGACACGCTGGTCAAGGAGATGGAGGACAAGCGCGACGACCTGGTCGTGATCGTCGCCGGCTACCCGGTCCCGATGCAGGTCTTCATCGCGCAGAACCCGGGCCTGGAGAGCAGGTTCCGCACCACCATCGACTTCGCCGACTACACCGACGACGAGCTCGCCGACATCTTCGGGGTGCTCGCGCGCTCGGCGGAGTACGACGTCGACGACGCCGTCCTCGACGCGCTGCGCGAGATCCTCGCGGGGGTGGAGCGCGGGCCGACGTTCGGCAACGCGCGCTACGTCCGCAACGTGCTGGAGGCGGCGATCGGCCACCACGCCTGGCGGCTGCGCGAGGTCGAGGCGCCCACCGTCGAGCAGCTGCGCACGCTGGTCGCCGAGGACCTGGCGACCGGCACGGCCACCGAGCCGCGGACCGGTCCCGCCGAGCCCGTGGAGTGGGAGCCGGCGCCCGGGCCCGACCCCGAGCCCCGCGTCGAGCCCGAGGAGGAGTCGTGA
- a CDS encoding vWA domain-containing protein yields the protein MAEFTAAVYQNEFLPDGGTDVNAIVTVTCTGAGTAGRTGAGSAGEIVIVDTSGSMGPQTMAAAKQAAQAALAEIVDGTYFAVVAGSDRAMLAYPEVSTGPGLVRMDPQARAGASAAINRFHGHGGTAISTWLDLAGTLFASVPEVTQRHAILLTDGENREQPGLLDAAIKRATGYFQCDCRGAGTDWQVEEIRRIAQALLGTVDIIARPDQMRAQFEEIMRASMARGVADAQLRVWTPQGAQVLFVRQVSPAVEDLTARRTDVNPLTGAYPTGAWSDESRDYHVAVRVAAKAIGQEQLAARVQLVIGDEVMAQGLVKATWSSDSGLTARIDQQVAHYTGQTELAAMIQEGLAAKASGDEATATTKLGRAVQLAAETGNGEATSKLRKVVDITDEREGTVRLKRTVDKADEMALDTASTKTTRIKK from the coding sequence ATGGCTGAGTTCACCGCCGCCGTCTACCAGAACGAGTTCCTTCCCGACGGCGGCACCGACGTGAACGCGATCGTCACCGTGACCTGCACCGGCGCCGGCACCGCCGGGCGGACCGGTGCGGGCTCCGCCGGCGAGATCGTCATCGTCGACACGTCCGGCTCGATGGGCCCGCAGACGATGGCGGCCGCGAAGCAGGCGGCCCAGGCGGCGCTCGCCGAGATCGTCGACGGCACCTACTTCGCGGTCGTCGCCGGCTCGGACCGCGCGATGCTGGCCTACCCCGAGGTCTCCACCGGGCCGGGGCTGGTGCGGATGGACCCCCAGGCCCGCGCCGGCGCCAGCGCGGCGATCAACCGGTTCCACGGGCACGGCGGCACCGCGATCAGCACCTGGCTCGACCTCGCCGGCACGCTCTTCGCGTCGGTCCCCGAGGTCACCCAGCGGCACGCGATCCTGCTGACCGACGGCGAGAACCGCGAGCAGCCCGGCCTGCTCGACGCGGCGATCAAGCGCGCCACCGGCTACTTCCAGTGCGACTGCCGCGGCGCGGGCACCGACTGGCAGGTCGAGGAGATCCGGCGGATCGCCCAGGCGCTGCTCGGCACCGTCGACATCATCGCCAGGCCCGACCAGATGCGGGCGCAGTTCGAGGAGATCATGCGCGCCTCGATGGCGCGCGGCGTCGCCGACGCCCAGCTGCGGGTGTGGACGCCGCAGGGCGCGCAGGTGCTCTTCGTCCGGCAGGTCTCCCCGGCGGTCGAGGACCTCACCGCGCGGCGCACCGACGTCAACCCGCTCACCGGCGCGTACCCGACGGGCGCGTGGTCGGACGAGTCCCGCGACTACCACGTCGCGGTGCGGGTGGCGGCCAAGGCGATCGGCCAGGAGCAGCTCGCGGCGCGGGTCCAGCTGGTCATCGGCGACGAGGTGATGGCGCAGGGGCTGGTCAAGGCGACCTGGTCCAGCGACTCCGGCCTCACCGCGCGCATCGACCAGCAGGTCGCCCACTACACCGGGCAGACCGAGCTGGCCGCGATGATCCAGGAGGGGCTGGCGGCGAAGGCCTCCGGCGACGAGGCCACCGCGACGACCAAGCTGGGCCGCGCGGTCCAGCTCGCCGCCGAGACCGGCAACGGCGAGGCCACCTCCAAGCTGCGCAAGGTCGTCGACATCACCGACGAGCGCGAGGGCACCGTCCGGCTGAAGCGGACCGTGGACAAGGCCGACGAGATGGCGCTGGACACCGCGTCCACCAAGACCACCCGCATCAAGAAGTGA